In the Deltaproteobacteria bacterium genome, GGGAGGTGCTGGTGCCGACCGAGGAGATCGTCGAGCTGGTCAAGGGCAAACGCCGTACCTCTTCCCGCAAGTTTTACCCGGGATACATCCTGATTAAAATGTTTCTGGACGATGAGACCTGGCACATCGTCAACGACACATCCAAGGTCAGTGGATTTTTGGGGGGCAGGGAAAAGCCGACGCCCATTTCCGACGAAGAGGCCGACCAGATCATCAACCGCATGGAGGCCGGCAAAGAAAAACCCCAGCCTAAATATTATTTCGAGGCGGGTGACGATATTCGTGTCATCGACGGACCGTTTACCAATTTCAACGGCACCGTGGAAGAAGTCAATCCGGAAAAAGGTAAAATAAAGGTCCTTGTGAGTATCTTCGGGCGTTCCACCCCAGTAGAACTTGAATTCGTGCAGGTACAGAAAATATAGGAGTGAGATAAAAAAATGGCTAAAAAGGTAATGGCTCAGATTAAACTTCAGGTTGAAGCCGGCAAGGCCAACCCGTCCCCACCCATCGGACCGGCTCTGGGACAGCACGGTGTCAATATAATGGATTTCTGCAAGGCGTTCAATGCGAGAACGGCCAATGAGGACGGAATGATCATACCGGTGGTGATTACCGTATTTCAGGACAGAACCTTCAAATTTATCACCAAGACGCCGCCGGCAGCCGTCCTCCTCAAAAAGGCGGCCAAGGTCGCCAAGGGTGCCGGTGACCCCAAACGCGACCGTGTGGGAAAAGTGACGCGGACCCAGGTAGAGGAGATCGCCAAGCTGAAAATGGTCGACTTGAACGCCAACGATCTGGATGCGGCCTGCAAGATCATTGCCGGCACCGCCAGAAGCATGGGGATAGACGTCGAACGATAATCTTGTAAACAGGGAGTGAGTAAATAAAATGCCGAAGCGTGGTAAAAAATACCTAGAGGTCATTAAGCGTCTAGGGCAGGAAAAACAAAGCGTCAGCGACGCGGTCCAGGTGGCAATCGATTCGTCTTTTGCCAAGTTCGACGAAACCGTGGATGTGGCGGTTCGTCTCGGTGTCGATCCCAGGCACGCAGACCAGATGGTCCGGGGGTCGGTTGTGTTGCCGAATGGCATTGGAAAGGAAGTCAAAGTTCTGGTGTTCGCCAAAGGCGAAAAGGAATCGGAGGCCCAGGAAGCCGGTGCCGACTTCGTGGGCAACGACGAACTGATCGAAAAGATCAAGGGTGGCTGGTTCGGTTTCGACAAGACCGTGGCGACCCCCGACATCATGGGTTCCGTGGGAAAGATCGGCAAGCTTCTCGGTCCGCGCGGGCTGATGCCCAACGCTAAAACGGGCACGGTCACCTTCGACGTGGCCCGGGCCGTCAACGAACTCAAAGCGGGCAAAATAGATTTCCGTGTCGAAAAAGCGGGCATCGTGCACGCGCCCATGGGCAAGGTGAGCTTCGGCGCCGAGAAAATTATGCAGAATGTGGCCGCCTTCCTGGACACCATCATGCGCCTGAAACCGACATCCAGCAAAGGCACCTACCTGAAAACAATGGCAATTTCCACGACGATGGGCCCCGGGATCAAAATCGACACATCTTCGATAAAGGACCTCGCCAAATAGCAGCCTCGAATTTGAACGCGGCTGCTCACAGCGTTCGGGAAACGATCGGTCCGGAATCAACGTCGGTGCAACATACAGACAAACGGAAGAGCTGGAAATAAATCGCAACCAAGAAAAAAAACCTGTCGAAGACCGCAGGTGTGCCCCAGGGGCGCCTAAAAGGATTTAGCCTGCCTGCCGAGATAGTTTATTGGATCATGATCTTCGGGTGAACGGCCACGGATCCGCTTCCCATGGATCGACAATAATTGTCTCCTCCGGTTTTTTTCAATCATCAGGGAAGGAGGTGTTAGTCAGCTTGAATTTAGAAGACAAAAAAAGAATTGCCGCGGATCTGCGGGAACGGTTCGAAAAGTCCAAGATCATCATCGTGACGGACTACAAGGGCCTCAACGTGACCAGCATCAACGCATTGCGGCGCAAATTGCGCGAGGCGGAAGTCGAGTTCAAGGTGGTCAAGAATTCTCTGCTCATCAGGGCCGCCGAGGAAACGGATGTGGATTTGATCAAAGCGCATTTCAAGGGACCCAGTGCGGTCGCCATCAGCTACGAAGACCCCGTGGCTCCAGCCAAGGTGCTGACGGAGTTCGCGGTTGAATTCAAGGCGCTGGAGATCAAAGGCGGTGTCATGGGGGACAAGGTGCTCGACCTGAGCGCCATAAAGGCCCTCGCGGACCTACCGTCCCGCGAAGTGTTGCTTGGGCAGGTTTTGTCCGCCATGAACGGTGTTCCCACCGCTCTGGTGCGCGCGTTGAACGACAACGTCGCCAAGCTCATGAATGTCCTGACGGCAATCAAAGACCAGAAAGAAGCTGCTTAATAGGCAAAATAAAATTAAAATCATATAGTTATCTATACTGGAGGAAAAAGAAAAATGGCCGAGATTACGAAAGAAGATGTCATTGAATTTATTGCTAACATGTCTGTGCTGGATCTCTCCGAACTCGTCAAGGAGTTGGAAGAGAAATTCGGTGTTTCCGCGGCGGCTCCGGTCGCCATGATGGCGGCCGCTCCGGGCGACGCCGGTGCCGGTGCAGCGGCGGAAGAGAAGACCGAGTTCGATGTGATCCTGACCTCTCCGGGCGACAAGAAGATCCAGGTGATCAAGGAAGTTCGGGCCATCACCGGCCTTGGCCTTAAAGACGCCAAGGCGCTCGTCGACGAAGCCCCCAAACCGATAAAAGAGGGCATCGCCAAAGAGGAAGCAGAAAAGGTTGCCGCGCAGCTCGAGGAAGCAGGCGCTCAGGTCGAGTTGAAATAAGACTGCCGGTCAACAATCCGACAGGCCTGTGGAACCGCCAGCGTCCGGCTTATGAAAGCAGGCGGGCGGTTCCACAGGCGTCGTTGTCATTTGGACAGTTTGTAAATTCCAAAATAACCCGGGCTCCGGCACAAACAATGTCAAATGGTTCAGTACCGAAATTATCAAAAGACAAGCGCCCACCTGTTAACGACAAGACTCGCCTGTTTTGAACCGGGATTGCGCGTGTACTCCCTGAAGTCGGTTTCAGGGTAGGCGGGCAAAACAGACCCATTCCCTGGGGGGTGTGATCAATAGTGAAAATCCGGTGCTTTCGATCTTTTCGGGGTTGGGCCGTTTAGAATTTGAAATTTAGCGTCGTTTAAAAAAAACAGTTTTCACATCGGGAGCTTTCAACGAACCAACCGCTGTGAAAGCGACACAAGCAATTGGAGATGCCATGTCGAAAAGACCTTCGGCTGTCAAGCGTATCAGGAAAAATTTTGGCAAGATTCGTAAGATCGTGGAAATTCCCGACCTCATCGGTATGCAGCGAGAGTCGTTCACCCGTTTTCTACAGATGGATGTCCCGCCGGAAAACCGGCAGGAGGTCGGGTTGCAGGCGGTATTCAAATCCGTGTTCCCCATCAAGGATTTCACAGGCAGCGCTTCGCTGGAGTTCGTTTCTTATCGATTTGCCGAAATCAAGCACAGTGAGGAAGAGTGCGTCCAGCGGGGGATGACGTACGAACTTCCGGTCCGCATTACGGTGCGTCTCGTGGTATACGAGATCGACAAGGAAACGGGCGTATCCAACATACGCGACATCAAGGAGCAGGAAATCTATTTCGGCACCATTCCCCTGATGACGGAAAAGGGCACCTTCATCATCAACGGTACCGAGCGTGTCGTCGTCAGCCAGCTGCACCGGTCTTCCGGCGTTTTTTTCGACCACGACAAAGGCAAGACCCATTCCAGCGGCAAAATCGTCTACAGCTCCAGGATCATTCCGGTCAGAGGATCCTGGATCGACATGGAGATCGACCCCAAGGACATCGTCTACATCCGCATCGACCGGCGGCGGAAGTTTCCCATAACGATATTGTTCAAGTCGTTCGGCTACTCGACCGAGGACATCCTTGCATACTTTTACCGGATGGACAGGATCGTCGTCAAGGGCGGTCAGGCTTTCAAGGTATTTGATCCCGAACTCCTCAAGGGGCAGCGGGCCAGCATGGACGTCAAGGATCCGGAAACGGGCGAGGTCGCAGTAAAAAAGGGCCGCATGTTTACCAAACGCGCCCTCAAACAGCTGAGTGCCGGCTCGCTGGAGTTGATCCCGGTTGGGGCCGAAGAACTGGAAGACAGGGTTTCCGCCCGCACCATCGTGGACCCCGAGAGCGGTGACGTAATCGTACCCGCCAACGGCATCGTCGGTGAGGAGGTATTTGAACGCCTCCAGGCTGCGGGCATCGGCGCTTTCGACCTTTTGCACATCGACGGTGTGTTCAGCAGCGATTCCATCCATAAGACCCTGATCCTGGACAAGGTCGAAAAGAAGGAAGAAGCCCTGGTTGAGATTTACCGGCGCCTCAGGCCCGGCAACCCGGCCACCCCCGACGTGGCCCAGGATTTTGTGGACCATCTCTTTTTCAAGTCCTCCTACTACGATCTTTCCAGTGTGGGCAGGCTGAAGCTCAACCTGAGGCTGGGCGTGGACACGCCGGTTCAGCTGCGGACATTGAGAAGGGAGGACATCCTCCTGACGGCCAAGACACTGCTGCTCCTCAGGGACACCCAGGGGGTCGTGGATGACATCGACCACCTCGGCAACCGCCGCGTCCGGGCCGTGGGAGAACTTCTGGAAAACCAGTACCGCATCGGATTGGTGCGGATGGAGCGTGCCATCAAGGAGCGTATGAGCCTGCAGGAGGTCGATGCCCTGATGCCGCACGACCTGGTCAACCCGAAGCCCGTGTCGGCCGTGGTCAAGGAATTTTTCGGCACCAGCCAGCTGAGCCAGTTCATGGATCAGACCAACCCCCTGTCGGAGACCACCCACAAGCGGCGACTGAGCGCCCTGGGACCCGGCGGCCTCACACGCGAACGGGCCGGGTTCGAGGTGCGGGACGTACATCCCTCCCACTACGGCAGAATCTGTCCCATCGAAACGCCGGAAGGGCCGAACATCGGTCTCATCGTCTCGCTGAGCACGTATGCCAGGGTAAACGATTACGGCTTCATCGAAACCCCGTACAGGGTGGTGGAGAATGCCAGGGTATCCAAGGACGTCAAATTCTTGAGCGCCTTCGAGGAGAAGGATCACCCGATCGCCCAGGCCAATGCCCCCATCGATGAAGAAGGGGAATACCTCAATCAACTGGTTACCTCCCGTGTGGAGGGCGAGTTCATGATGGTGGATCGGGAAAAGATCGAGCTGATGGACATTTCGCCCAATCAGCTGGTGAGTGTGAGCGCTTCGCTGATACCGTTTTTGGAAAACGACGACGCCAACAGGGCGTTGATGGGCTCCAACATGCAGCGGCAGGCGGTGCCGCTGATTACCAGCGACGCCCCCCTGGTGGGGACCGGCATCGAAGGCGTGGTGGCCAGGGACTCCGGGGTCACCATTGTGGCTCACCGCGACGGCGAGGTGGTGGACGTGGATGCCTCGCGCATTGTCCTGCGCCACGAGCAGACGGACGGTGAGTTCGAAAAGCCCGTCACCATTTACAACCTTTCCAAATTCATCCGTTCCAACCAGAACACCTGTTTCAACCACAGACCCACTGTCAGGAAGGGGCAGATGGTCAAGGCCGGTGAAATCATCGCCGACGGGCCCGCCACGGACAAGGGGGAACTGGCGCTGGGAAAAAATGTCACCGTGGCATTCATGCCCTGGGGCGGGTACAACTTCGAAGACTCCATTCTGGTGAGCGAACGTCTGGTGCGCGACGGCATATACACCTCCGTGCACATCGAAGAGTTCGAGGTCGTGTCCAGGGACACGAAGCTCGGCAAGGAGGAGATCACCCGCGACATCCCCAACGTCGGAGAGGAAGCGCTCAGGAACCTCGACGAGAGCGGCATCATTCGTCTGGGCGCCGAGGTCACCCAGGGCGACATTCTGGTGGGTAAAATTACGCCCAAGGGAGAGACCCAGCTTTCACCCGAAGAGAAACTGCTGCGCGCCATTTTCGGTGAAAAGGCCGGCGATGTGAAAGACACCTCGCTGAGGGTGCCGCCGGGTGTGGACGGGACGGTAATCGACGCCAAGGTTTTTTCGCGCCGGGGAACGGAAAAGGATGAGCGCACCCAGGAAATAGAGAACCTGGAAATTTCTTCCATGGAAAAGGATCGCGACGACAAGTTGGCCGTCACGAAGCAGATCATTCTCGAGCGCCTCGAAAAGGTCCTGATCGGACAGACCCTGACCGCGCCGTTGAAAAAAAACAAGAAGGTTCTTATCCCCAAGGGAAAGAAAATCGACAAGGACATGCTGGATGCCGTTTCCATCGCCCAGATCGAGGGGATGGTGCTGAGCGACGAAGCCCTTACGGAAGCGGTTCACGATCTTCTGGAGGTGTACCGCAGCGAGTGCGACAGGGTCAGGGCGGAGTTCGAGCAGACCATTGCCCGTTATGAAAAGGGGGATGAACTGCCTCCCGGCGTCATCAAGATGGTCAAGGTGTACGTGGCCATGAAACGCAAGCTTTCCGTAGGCGATAAAATGGCCGGGCGCCACGGCAACAAGGGCGTGGTTTCCAGGATACTTCCCGTGGAGGACATGCCCTATTTCGAGGACGGCAACCCGGTGGACATGGTGCTCAACCCGCTGGGCGTTCCCTCGCGTATGAACGTGGGCCAGATCCTGGAGATTCACCTCGGCAGAGCCGCCAAGGGCCTGGGGGATCAGTTGAACCGCATGCTTGAGGAACAAAAGCTCGACGACATTCGCGACAAGATGAAGCGCATATTCCAGAACGCCGCCGATTTGGAGGTCATCGAGAGCCTCGACGACGAGGAGCTTTTGGAATTCGCCGACAATTACCGCAACGGCGTGCACATGGCCACACCCGTGTTCGATGGGGCCAAGGAGGACGAGATCAAGGCCCTTCTCACGGAGGCCGGACTTTCGGCGACCGCCCAGACATCCTTGTACGACGGCCACACGGGCGAGGCTTTCAAAGAGAAGATCACCGTGGGCACCATGTACATGCTCAAACTGCATCATCTGGTCGACGACAAGATCCATGCACGCTCCATCGGCCCCTATTCGCTGGTGACGCAGCAGCCCCTGGGCGGAAAGGCCCAGTTCGGCGGCCAGCGCCTCGGTGAAATGGAGGTGTGGGCGATGGAAGCGTACGGTGCGGCCCACGCGCTGCAGGAGTTTCTGACCGTCAAATCGGACGACATGGCCGGCAGGACCCGCATGTACGAGAAGATCGTCAAGGGGCAGAACGTCCTCGAACCGGGCATACCCGAGTCCTTCAAGGTTCTGACCAAGGAGCTGCAGAGCCTGGGCCTGGATGTGAACCTGATAGAAGAATAAGAGCCGTTTTACGTTTTAGGTGTTACGTTTTAAGTGAGCATTTGGTGAATGGCAACGGGAAAGTCGACCAGTTGAAAACAGAGTTTTTTGGAGCCTTGCTCATCCAAAGACCGCCTAACACCTAAAACGTAAAACGAATTCAAAGGGACATAAAAACCTTAAAAAAGGTAGATATACATGGAGACATTATACGATTTCTTCGCAAAACCCAAGGATCCAAAACTGTATCAGGGTGTCAGGATATCGCTGGCATCGTCGGAACAGATTCGGCAGTGGTCTAATGGAGAAATAAAAAAGCCTGAAACGATCAACTACCGGACGTTCAAGCCCGAGAGGGACGGGCTTTTCTGCGCCAAAATTTTCGGGCCCACCAAGGATTACGAGTGCAACTGCGGCAAGTACAAGCGCATGAAGCACAGGGGGGTCATCTGTGAGAAGTGCGGTGTGGAAGTGATCCAGTCCAAGGTGCGACGCGAGCGCATGGCGCACATCGAACTGGCAACCCCTGTCTCGCATATATGGTTCCTGAAAAGCCTTCCCAGCAAGATAGGCAACCTGCTGGACCTGACCTTGAAGAGCATGGAAAAGGTGCTCTACTTCGATTGCTATATCGTCACCGACCCCAAAGACACGGGCCTGAGCAAATGCCAGCTGCTGACCGATGAAAAGTACCGCGAGGCGCGGGAAATTTATGGGGACGGTTTCGAGGCCGGCATCGGCGCGGAGGCCGTCAAGGAGCTCCTGGAGGAGATCAATCTCGATGAGCTCTACGACCAGTTGAGGGAAGATATCCGGGCGACCAACTCCATTGCCAAACGCCAGAAACTCTCTAAGCGGCTCAAGATTGTGGACGCTTTCCGCAAATCGGGCGTGAACCCCGCTTGGATGATCATGGATGTCATCCCGGTTCTGCCGCCGGATCTTCGACCGCTGGTGCCGCTGGAGGGCGGGCGTTTTGCCACGTCGGACCTCAACGATCTTTACCGGCGCGTCATAAACCGCAACAACCGTCTGAAACGGCTTGTGGATCTGAAAGCGCCCGACATCATCGTGCGCAACGAAAAGCGCATGCTGCAGGAGTCGGTGGACGTGCTGTTCGACAACGGGCGCCACGGCAGGGTGATCACGGGTACGAACAAGCGGCCGCTCAAGTCCCTGAGCGACACCCTCAAGGGCAAGCAGGGCCGTTTCCGCCAGAATCTTTTGGGGAAACGCGTGGACTATTCCGGCCGTACGGTTATCTCCGTGGGCCCGGACCTGCGTCTGCACCAGTGCGGTCTGCCCAAAAAGATGGGGCTCGAGCTGTTCAAACCGTTCGTTTATTACCGGCTGGAGCAAAAAGGCCTGGTGTCCACCGTCAAGAGCGCTAAAAAGATGGTGGAGCGGGAAACGCCGGAGGTCTGGGACACCCTCGACGAAGTCGTCAAGGAGTACCCGGTCATGCTCAACCGGGCCCCAACCCTGCACCGGCTCGGCATTCAGGCTTTCGAGCCCATTCTGATCGAGGGCAAGGCCATTCAGCTGCACCCCCTGGTCTGTACGGCGTTCAATGCCGACTTCGACGGTGACCAGATGGCCGTGCACGTGCCGCTCTCGGTGGAATCCCAGATCGAGGCGCGGGTGCTCATGCTTTCCAGCAACAACATTCTTTCGCCCGCCAACGGCAGTCCGATCATCGTTCCCAGCCAGGATATCGTCCTGGGGATCTACTACATGACCCGCGCTGTGGACGGCCTCAAGGGCGAGGGGCAGCTTTTTGCAAACCCGGAGGAGGTTCGCTCCGCCTACGACTCGCGGTCCATCGACCTGCACGCCAGAATCACCGTCCGGATCAACAACGAGCGCGTGGAGACCACCGTGGGCCGCATCCTGCTCTGGGAGAGCATGCCGCGGGAGGAGATTCTGAAAATCAGGCACATCATGGTCTCCAGCGAGGATGCAGCCAGGGCGGTCACCGAAAGGCTGAACGCCGGTGAATCGTTCACCACGCTCGTCAAGGAATACTCGGAAAGTCCGGACAGGGAACTGGACGGCAGGATCGGACGGCTGAAGAAGGAAGAGGTAAAGAACATCTTCAAAATCGAGGCCAAGGACGCCGACGAAATTTTCGAGCTGAAGGCAGGAACATGGAGCCGCATCATCATGGGCGACGACCTTTCCTACCACATTTTCATGGTTACCGACCGCAAACCGGAAATTTCCTTCGACAACGTCAACAAGGTGATGGACAAAAACGCGCTCAGGGGGCTGGTGGACTACGCCTATCGCAACCTGGGACCCAAGGCGACCGTCATTCTGGCGGACCGGTTGAAGGATATCGGCTACAAGTATTCGACCAAGGGCGGTTTGTCCATTTCCATAGACGCCATGATCATCCCCCAGAAAAAGTGGGACATTCTCAACGACGCTGAAAAACGGGTTTCGGAAATTGGAAGGCAGTACACCGAAGGGCTGATCACCCAGGGTGAAAAGTACAACAAGGTGGTGGACATCTGGGCCAAGGCCACGGATGACGTCGCCAATGAAATGATGGATTCCATGCGGATTCGACCGGTGCTGGACGGGGACGGGCAGCCTGTCTTGACTGAAGACGGCAGGCAGATCCAGCAGGAGAGCCTGAACCCCATATACATGATGGCCGACTCGGGAGCCAGAGGCAGTAAAGATCAGATGCGCCAGCTTGCCGGTATGCGCGGCCTGATGGCAAAACCCTCCGGAGAAATTATCGAAACGCCGATTACGGCGAACTTTCGCGAGGGACTCACCGTGTTGCAGTACTTCATATCCACCCACGGTGCCCGAAAGGGTCTGGCGGACACGGCGCTGAAGACAGCCAACTCCGGATACCTGACCCGACGGTTGGCCGATGTTGCCCAGGACTGCAGCATTGTCGAGGATGACTGCGGCACCATGATGGGCGTGGAGGTCGAACCGCTGATGGAGGGTGGCGAAGTGATCCAGCGCCTCTCTGAAAGGGTGCTCGGCCGTACGGCCATGGAGGACATTGTCGATCCGTTTACCGACGAAGTGCTGGTCAAGGCCAACGAAGAGATCGACGAGGTGGCAGTGGAACGGATCGAAGATGCCGGCATCTCAAGCGCGCGCATCCGCTCGGTGCTGACCTGCAAATCCCGGTACGGTGTCTGCGCCTCCTGCTACGGCAGGGACCTTTCGCACGGTAAAATAGTCGAGAGAGGCCAGGCAGTAGGCATTCTGGCGGCC is a window encoding:
- the rpoB gene encoding DNA-directed RNA polymerase subunit beta: MSKRPSAVKRIRKNFGKIRKIVEIPDLIGMQRESFTRFLQMDVPPENRQEVGLQAVFKSVFPIKDFTGSASLEFVSYRFAEIKHSEEECVQRGMTYELPVRITVRLVVYEIDKETGVSNIRDIKEQEIYFGTIPLMTEKGTFIINGTERVVVSQLHRSSGVFFDHDKGKTHSSGKIVYSSRIIPVRGSWIDMEIDPKDIVYIRIDRRRKFPITILFKSFGYSTEDILAYFYRMDRIVVKGGQAFKVFDPELLKGQRASMDVKDPETGEVAVKKGRMFTKRALKQLSAGSLELIPVGAEELEDRVSARTIVDPESGDVIVPANGIVGEEVFERLQAAGIGAFDLLHIDGVFSSDSIHKTLILDKVEKKEEALVEIYRRLRPGNPATPDVAQDFVDHLFFKSSYYDLSSVGRLKLNLRLGVDTPVQLRTLRREDILLTAKTLLLLRDTQGVVDDIDHLGNRRVRAVGELLENQYRIGLVRMERAIKERMSLQEVDALMPHDLVNPKPVSAVVKEFFGTSQLSQFMDQTNPLSETTHKRRLSALGPGGLTRERAGFEVRDVHPSHYGRICPIETPEGPNIGLIVSLSTYARVNDYGFIETPYRVVENARVSKDVKFLSAFEEKDHPIAQANAPIDEEGEYLNQLVTSRVEGEFMMVDREKIELMDISPNQLVSVSASLIPFLENDDANRALMGSNMQRQAVPLITSDAPLVGTGIEGVVARDSGVTIVAHRDGEVVDVDASRIVLRHEQTDGEFEKPVTIYNLSKFIRSNQNTCFNHRPTVRKGQMVKAGEIIADGPATDKGELALGKNVTVAFMPWGGYNFEDSILVSERLVRDGIYTSVHIEEFEVVSRDTKLGKEEITRDIPNVGEEALRNLDESGIIRLGAEVTQGDILVGKITPKGETQLSPEEKLLRAIFGEKAGDVKDTSLRVPPGVDGTVIDAKVFSRRGTEKDERTQEIENLEISSMEKDRDDKLAVTKQIILERLEKVLIGQTLTAPLKKNKKVLIPKGKKIDKDMLDAVSIAQIEGMVLSDEALTEAVHDLLEVYRSECDRVRAEFEQTIARYEKGDELPPGVIKMVKVYVAMKRKLSVGDKMAGRHGNKGVVSRILPVEDMPYFEDGNPVDMVLNPLGVPSRMNVGQILEIHLGRAAKGLGDQLNRMLEEQKLDDIRDKMKRIFQNAADLEVIESLDDEELLEFADNYRNGVHMATPVFDGAKEDEIKALLTEAGLSATAQTSLYDGHTGEAFKEKITVGTMYMLKLHHLVDDKIHARSIGPYSLVTQQPLGGKAQFGGQRLGEMEVWAMEAYGAAHALQEFLTVKSDDMAGRTRMYEKIVKGQNVLEPGIPESFKVLTKELQSLGLDVNLIEE
- the rplK gene encoding 50S ribosomal protein L11, which encodes MAKKVMAQIKLQVEAGKANPSPPIGPALGQHGVNIMDFCKAFNARTANEDGMIIPVVITVFQDRTFKFITKTPPAAVLLKKAAKVAKGAGDPKRDRVGKVTRTQVEEIAKLKMVDLNANDLDAACKIIAGTARSMGIDVER
- the rplJ gene encoding 50S ribosomal protein L10; translation: MNLEDKKRIAADLRERFEKSKIIIVTDYKGLNVTSINALRRKLREAEVEFKVVKNSLLIRAAEETDVDLIKAHFKGPSAVAISYEDPVAPAKVLTEFAVEFKALEIKGGVMGDKVLDLSAIKALADLPSREVLLGQVLSAMNGVPTALVRALNDNVAKLMNVLTAIKDQKEAA
- the rpoC gene encoding DNA-directed RNA polymerase subunit beta': METLYDFFAKPKDPKLYQGVRISLASSEQIRQWSNGEIKKPETINYRTFKPERDGLFCAKIFGPTKDYECNCGKYKRMKHRGVICEKCGVEVIQSKVRRERMAHIELATPVSHIWFLKSLPSKIGNLLDLTLKSMEKVLYFDCYIVTDPKDTGLSKCQLLTDEKYREAREIYGDGFEAGIGAEAVKELLEEINLDELYDQLREDIRATNSIAKRQKLSKRLKIVDAFRKSGVNPAWMIMDVIPVLPPDLRPLVPLEGGRFATSDLNDLYRRVINRNNRLKRLVDLKAPDIIVRNEKRMLQESVDVLFDNGRHGRVITGTNKRPLKSLSDTLKGKQGRFRQNLLGKRVDYSGRTVISVGPDLRLHQCGLPKKMGLELFKPFVYYRLEQKGLVSTVKSAKKMVERETPEVWDTLDEVVKEYPVMLNRAPTLHRLGIQAFEPILIEGKAIQLHPLVCTAFNADFDGDQMAVHVPLSVESQIEARVLMLSSNNILSPANGSPIIVPSQDIVLGIYYMTRAVDGLKGEGQLFANPEEVRSAYDSRSIDLHARITVRINNERVETTVGRILLWESMPREEILKIRHIMVSSEDAARAVTERLNAGESFTTLVKEYSESPDRELDGRIGRLKKEEVKNIFKIEAKDADEIFELKAGTWSRIIMGDDLSYHIFMVTDRKPEISFDNVNKVMDKNALRGLVDYAYRNLGPKATVILADRLKDIGYKYSTKGGLSISIDAMIIPQKKWDILNDAEKRVSEIGRQYTEGLITQGEKYNKVVDIWAKATDDVANEMMDSMRIRPVLDGDGQPVLTEDGRQIQQESLNPIYMMADSGARGSKDQMRQLAGMRGLMAKPSGEIIETPITANFREGLTVLQYFISTHGARKGLADTALKTANSGYLTRRLADVAQDCSIVEDDCGTMMGVEVEPLMEGGEVIQRLSERVLGRTAMEDIVDPFTDEVLVKANEEIDEVAVERIEDAGISSARIRSVLTCKSRYGVCASCYGRDLSHGKIVERGQAVGILAAQSIGEPGTQLTMRTFHIGGTASRRVEQADIRARIGGKVKFDDLNVVQNAEGHYVVMNRRGGEFAIVGDKGREHERFPVIYGAHINVRDGQAIEPGELLASWDPFTTPIITEVDGVVKFGDLIPGKTMQEKVDPVTGKSSRTVIESKSGEERPRISIKDEKGRTASLPTSSGNARYILPVGAILMVEEGDVVKAGDVLSKLPRATTKTKDITGGLPRVAELFEVRKPKEISVLSEIDGYVSISKGTKKGKQKITVTPMDVGEKKEYLIPRGKHINVYEGDYVRAGEQLIGGASVPQDILNIKGEVALARYLVDEVQEVYRLQGVRINDKHIEVIVRQMMRRVKVREVGDTDFILEEQVDKTVFEETNMAMIEKGGKPAVAEPLILGITKASLSTESFISAASFQETTKVLTEASIHGAVDHLRGLKENVIMGRIIPAGTGLYAYRMAEIETN
- the rplL gene encoding 50S ribosomal protein L7/L12, with product MAEITKEDVIEFIANMSVLDLSELVKELEEKFGVSAAAPVAMMAAAPGDAGAGAAAEEKTEFDVILTSPGDKKIQVIKEVRAITGLGLKDAKALVDEAPKPIKEGIAKEEAEKVAAQLEEAGAQVELK
- the nusG gene encoding transcription termination/antitermination protein NusG, yielding MVHKWYIVHVYSGFENKVKSALEERIASSPHPDKFGEVLVPTEEIVELVKGKRRTSSRKFYPGYILIKMFLDDETWHIVNDTSKVSGFLGGREKPTPISDEEADQIINRMEAGKEKPQPKYYFEAGDDIRVIDGPFTNFNGTVEEVNPEKGKIKVLVSIFGRSTPVELEFVQVQKI
- the rplA gene encoding 50S ribosomal protein L1 yields the protein MPKRGKKYLEVIKRLGQEKQSVSDAVQVAIDSSFAKFDETVDVAVRLGVDPRHADQMVRGSVVLPNGIGKEVKVLVFAKGEKESEAQEAGADFVGNDELIEKIKGGWFGFDKTVATPDIMGSVGKIGKLLGPRGLMPNAKTGTVTFDVARAVNELKAGKIDFRVEKAGIVHAPMGKVSFGAEKIMQNVAAFLDTIMRLKPTSSKGTYLKTMAISTTMGPGIKIDTSSIKDLAK